ATGGTGCTAGAAGAATGTCTACCACCGGAGAATCTTCTAATAACATAACAACACCTACTACACCAAGCCAAAGCAGTAAATATGGTTCATCAATCGTGGATAAAGCAAAAAGATATTTAGGTGTTCCATATGTGTTTGGATCTAGTGCAACTAGCTCAAGTAGTTTCGATTGTTCAAGCTTTGTTCAAAGAAGTGTATATGATGCTGGCTTAGGTAAATTACCTAGAACAGCTCGTTCACAAGCTTCTTATTTAGCATCATCAAGCAATGCTAAAACAATAACAAGCAAATCACAATTACAACCTGGAGATTTAATTTACTTTAAAAATATGGGTAGCCATGTAGCTGCTGGTACAGTATCACATGTAGCTATTTATATTGGCAACAACAAAATTATTCAGGCTATGCCTAACAAAGGTGTAATTATTTCTTACATGACAAGCTACTACACTGATTCAAGCAAATTTGCAGGAGCTTATCGTTTGGTAAAACCTATTAAATAGCAGTTTTTTATAAAGAGACTGATGAGAAAGTCAGCATAAGGAAACGATTTGCTAAGGCAAATCGTTTCCTTAAAACTTTTAAATAACTAAAAAACGAGGGTCATATGACTCTCGTTTTTTAGTTTTAACTTAAGAAAGTGCTTTCATTCTCATAATAACCTTGCCTTTACGTATAAAGGCATCTGTGGCAACCATATTACAGCTGAAACAGGTTTTTAAGCTAGGTAGGTTATCTGAGGCTACCTCACAATAAAAACCCTCACATTCCTTAATTGCTTTTTTTAATAATGCTTTTGCAATACCATGTTGACGGTAGTCTTTATGCACAACAGTAATAGCAAAACTACGACCTTGATCACCACAGGCCAACATGCCAACCACTTTATTATTATGCAAAGCAATTAATATGGTGTTTTGTTTATTAAGAATACTCTCTTTGGTGATTAAAGAGAACTGTTTAAAACCTTTAGCGGTTATATGACCATCTTTATAGCCTCTTATAAGCCTTGTTGCGAGGGCTTTATAATGAACATAATTACTGCCATTAACAATTATAATATTTATCAATTACCCCTCACCTCTTATTTGTTAAATATTTGCTATACTCAAATAAGGTTTGCATAGATTTATTTTGGGTGTCTTCTTCATCAAATTCCATTGGCTTTGAATTTGCCTCAAACAGCCACAGCCTTCCGCTTTTATCTATACCGATATCCATAGACATTATTCCAAAGCTGTAACCATAATACTGTTCAATTAAAGCTGGTACATCGGTTGTAATTTTAGTAATACTTCGATTTATCATTTCATCTTGTTGCATAAATGTTTGATTTAAGACTTTGCTTATAGGGGCTATCCGTCCACCGTTAGGTACATGGGTAGTTATTCTGCCTTCACCTGCAACTCTACAACCCATACCCATTAACTGCCACTCTCCAGAACTGTCTCGCTGAGATAATGCCCTAACATCAAATATATTATTGTTATACTCTGCTAAGTCTACTCCTTGCTGTATTATCATAGCCCTCTTTTTACGTCTTTTAAGCATACTCCACATATCATCATAGCTTTTAAAGACATGGGGTTTATTCTTTTTCTCGTCTCTACTTTGTACTATATATCCGTTTTTACTTCTGCTTATTTTTTGTATGCCATGACCTGCAAAACT
This Clostridium sp. 'deep sea' DNA region includes the following protein-coding sequences:
- a CDS encoding NlpC/P60 family protein — translated: MIKFWKKSFYVVLLLSVCFLTAMPLKAEAASLVTTSQGEAIAKTALSYAGNVEYKYGGYSSASQGLDNKGFVKYVLAKHGINVSYSMSSLAAAGSKVTSLKAGDVVFFSNRSGSSLSAVGIYVGNGYFVGSSSYFGGVVKKKLSAYASVYYGARRMSTTGESSNNITTPTTPSQSSKYGSSIVDKAKRYLGVPYVFGSSATSSSSFDCSSFVQRSVYDAGLGKLPRTARSQASYLASSSNAKTITSKSQLQPGDLIYFKNMGSHVAAGTVSHVAIYIGNNKIIQAMPNKGVIISYMTSYYTDSSKFAGAYRLVKPIK
- a CDS encoding GNAT family N-acetyltransferase; the encoded protein is MINIIIVNGSNYVHYKALATRLIRGYKDGHITAKGFKQFSLITKESILNKQNTILIALHNNKVVGMLACGDQGRSFAITVVHKDYRQHGIAKALLKKAIKECEGFYCEVASDNLPSLKTCFSCNMVATDAFIRKGKVIMRMKALS